The genomic interval ACTCTCGGTATGGATTTCCCCGGTCCATCCCCAAAGTGCGTCGAGGCCACAGCACCCCGCAGGAAGCTTGAGCCCCGCCCAGTTCGACACAACCGTGACACACGGTGCCACACCCCTCTACACTGACTCCATGCCCGCACAGCCGGAGATCACCCAGCGCGACCTGCGGAATCGCTCCAAAGAAATCATGGACGCCGTCCAACAAGGGCAGGCGTTCACAGTCACGCGCGACGGACACCAGATCGGTGAATTGATCCCTCTCCGCAGGCGCCGGAGGTTCGTGACCCGCGCCGAGTTCGCGGCGATGTCGCGGAGCGCGCCCGAAATCTCGATCGAAGCCTTCCGCGCCGATCAGGACGCTACGGCCGAACAGAACGCGGACGATCCGTATGCCCACTGAGCACAAGCAGGGCCTACTCGACACCAACATCATGATCCTGCGCCGCTGGATCGACCCAGCCCAACTGCCCGGGCAGATGGCGATCAGCGCGATCACCCTGGCTGAACTGTCAGCCGGACCACACGAAGTCCGCCGCAATAACGAACAAGACGACTACGACGAGCATGTCGAACGCGCCCGCCGCCTCGATGTCCTCCAGCGCGCAGAGAACGAATTCGACCCCGTCCCCTTCGGCGCCGAAGCCGCCCGCATTTACGGACGAGTCAGTGCCGGCGTGATCAGCGTCGGCCGAAAG from Nocardia goodfellowii carries:
- a CDS encoding type II toxin-antitoxin system Phd/YefM family antitoxin, with translation MPAQPEITQRDLRNRSKEIMDAVQQGQAFTVTRDGHQIGELIPLRRRRRFVTRAEFAAMSRSAPEISIEAFRADQDATAEQNADDPYAH
- a CDS encoding type II toxin-antitoxin system VapC family toxin, which codes for MILRRWIDPAQLPGQMAISAITLAELSAGPHEVRRNNEQDDYDEHVERARRLDVLQRAENEFDPVPFGAEAARIYGRVSAGVISVGRKPRRRVADLMIASVAIAEELPLFTTNPDDFRGLEQLLTVVPVTRPEVPGDRPLR